One genomic window of Cydia pomonella isolate Wapato2018A chromosome 6, ilCydPomo1, whole genome shotgun sequence includes the following:
- the LOC133518797 gene encoding uncharacterized protein LOC133518797 isoform X2: protein MTNTSQPNDEDVEVKHTIVVSTKLKNNNRRGLHSSNDGNSGALTYNIGRTANKQEDSSEVPILYGLKSVETTQLRTPDSRFKSRVYPDSVFINRNIRDDYDHYPNSATNPIAWKPSNFFNNINWRNPDSENQVYNPRRNPGTVKFHRKITDDGMKEFYCRKCQEFSRGLNPVQSPKGCVQGRNAWIYETTTPKMKIDGKLAKLN, encoded by the exons ATGACGAACACAAGCCAACCCAACGATGAGGATGTAGAAGTGAAACACACAATAGTTGTATCTACCAAACtaaagaataataataggaGAGGCTTACATTCTTCAAATGATG GGAACTCAGGAGCTTTAACATACAATATAGGCCGTACAGCAAACAAACAAGAAGATAGCAGTGAAGTACCCATCCTCTACGGTCTAAAATCAGTTGAAACCACGCAGTTAAGAACACCCGACTCCCGTTTCAAAAGCAGAGTTTACCCTGACTCTGTATTCATAAATAGAAATATTCGAGATGACTACGACCATTATCCCAACTCTGCAACAAATCCAATAGCATGGAAAccttcaaatttcttcaataaTATAAATTGGAGGAATCCAGACAGTGAGAACCAAGTTTATAATCCGAGACGTAATCCGGGAACAGTGAAATTTCACAGGAAAATTACCGATGATGGTATGAAGGAATTTTACTGCAGAAAATGTCAGGAATTTAGCAGAGGACTCAACCCTGTACAAAGCCCGAAAGGCTGCGTCCAGGGCAGAAATGCTTGGATTTACGAAACAACTACGCCGAAGATGAAAATTGACGGGAAATTGGCCAAATTAAACTAA
- the LOC133518798 gene encoding uncharacterized protein LOC133518798 isoform X3 produces MNRLILISAVCMQFGWIFGAPNPEGVGAYAYQDSDGNRYGGTYGLRDDQLNHGNFNPVPFGPDFDDFFPEYFRNFENILQEFPFNGGFSNFGMPNFGPQNYGQYGPNSAYASGSVMPGYSHQVAAVNPGNPNQPNVDIKNRFGEDGKGGNGYMSVSSSSYATSSNVNGQEQAHRGAETVVNNNGVVHRYKVES; encoded by the exons ATGAACCGGCTTATTCTGATCAGTGCTGTGTGCATGCAGTTTGGCTGGATCTTCG GAGCACCAAACCCCGAAGGCGTCGGCGCTTACGCGTATCAAGACTCGGACGGAAATAGGTACGGTGGCACATACGGCCTAAGGGACGACCAACTCAACCACGGGAACTTTAACCCGGTGCCCTTCGGCCCAGACTTTGACGATTTCTTTCCAGAATACTTTAGGAACTTCGAGAACATACTACAAGA GTTCCCCTTCAACGGAGGATTCAGTAATTTCGGGATGCCCAACTTTGGACCTCAGAACTATGGGCAATATGGTCCGAACTCGGCGTACGCGTCGGGGTCGGTCATGCCGGGGTATTCGCACCAAGTAGCTGCCGTTAATCCGGGAAATCCG AACCAGCCGAACGTGGACATCAAGAACCGCTTCGGAGAAGACGGTAAGGGTGGCAACGGCTACATGAGCGTCTCCAGCTCCTCGTACGCCACGTCATCCAACGTGAACGGGCAGGAGCAGGCCCACCGCGGAGCTGAAACCGTCGTCAATAATAACGGCGTTGTCCACCGTTATAAAGTGGAGTCCTAA
- the LOC133518797 gene encoding uncharacterized protein LOC133518797 isoform X1, whose product MAALFCFTIWILVSSSQSISSKLDFDETAESSSSIMTNTSQPNDEDVEVKHTIVVSTKLKNNNRRGLHSSNDGNSGALTYNIGRTANKQEDSSEVPILYGLKSVETTQLRTPDSRFKSRVYPDSVFINRNIRDDYDHYPNSATNPIAWKPSNFFNNINWRNPDSENQVYNPRRNPGTVKFHRKITDDGMKEFYCRKCQEFSRGLNPVQSPKGCVQGRNAWIYETTTPKMKIDGKLAKLN is encoded by the exons ATGGCTGCTCTCTTCTGCTTCACGATTTGGA TATTAGTGTCATCGAGTCAAAGTATTTCATCAAAATTGGACTTTGATGAGACTGCTGAATCATCTTCCTCCATAATGACGAACACAAGCCAACCCAACGATGAGGATGTAGAAGTGAAACACACAATAGTTGTATCTACCAAACtaaagaataataataggaGAGGCTTACATTCTTCAAATGATG GGAACTCAGGAGCTTTAACATACAATATAGGCCGTACAGCAAACAAACAAGAAGATAGCAGTGAAGTACCCATCCTCTACGGTCTAAAATCAGTTGAAACCACGCAGTTAAGAACACCCGACTCCCGTTTCAAAAGCAGAGTTTACCCTGACTCTGTATTCATAAATAGAAATATTCGAGATGACTACGACCATTATCCCAACTCTGCAACAAATCCAATAGCATGGAAAccttcaaatttcttcaataaTATAAATTGGAGGAATCCAGACAGTGAGAACCAAGTTTATAATCCGAGACGTAATCCGGGAACAGTGAAATTTCACAGGAAAATTACCGATGATGGTATGAAGGAATTTTACTGCAGAAAATGTCAGGAATTTAGCAGAGGACTCAACCCTGTACAAAGCCCGAAAGGCTGCGTCCAGGGCAGAAATGCTTGGATTTACGAAACAACTACGCCGAAGATGAAAATTGACGGGAAATTGGCCAAATTAAACTAA
- the LOC133518798 gene encoding uncharacterized protein LOC133518798 isoform X5, protein MNRLILISAVCMQFGWIFGAPNPEGVGAYAYQDSDGNRFPFNGGFSNFGMPNFGPQNYGQYGPNSAYASGSVMPGYSHQVAAVNPGNPNQPNVDIKNRFGEDGKGGNGYMSVSSSSYATSSNVNGQEQAHRGAETVVNNNGVVHRYKVES, encoded by the exons ATGAACCGGCTTATTCTGATCAGTGCTGTGTGCATGCAGTTTGGCTGGATCTTCG GAGCACCAAACCCCGAAGGCGTCGGCGCTTACGCGTATCAAGACTCGGACGGAAATAG GTTCCCCTTCAACGGAGGATTCAGTAATTTCGGGATGCCCAACTTTGGACCTCAGAACTATGGGCAATATGGTCCGAACTCGGCGTACGCGTCGGGGTCGGTCATGCCGGGGTATTCGCACCAAGTAGCTGCCGTTAATCCGGGAAATCCG AACCAGCCGAACGTGGACATCAAGAACCGCTTCGGAGAAGACGGTAAGGGTGGCAACGGCTACATGAGCGTCTCCAGCTCCTCGTACGCCACGTCATCCAACGTGAACGGGCAGGAGCAGGCCCACCGCGGAGCTGAAACCGTCGTCAATAATAACGGCGTTGTCCACCGTTATAAAGTGGAGTCCTAA
- the LOC133518798 gene encoding uncharacterized protein LOC133518798 isoform X1 — translation MNRLILISAVCMQFGWIFGAPNPEGVGAYAYQDSDGNRVELIYPIAHVQPLPPLKPLPPLRPLWFHPLRITPSLPLLRPLRPLQPLRPLHLPLFHPLQLLAFNPLQILPPPPSFESRTIRPISSLPPLQPLRPLLPLKPLYSLPSPIQPLQVSPFHSWNLFPSVQYRTVAPLKLLQPLRSLSSLSLLQLLSSLLGYRPQQDPLSPLFPHLPLRPLPLQPLPSLFPYQPLQVSPFYPWSSFRPLLPLQPSLIPLNTEFPFNGGFSNFGMPNFGPQNYGQYGPNSAYASGSVMPGYSHQVAAVNPGNPNQPNVDIKNRFGEDGKGGNGYMSVSSSSYATSSNVNGQEQAHRGAETVVNNNGVVHRYKVES, via the exons ATGAACCGGCTTATTCTGATCAGTGCTGTGTGCATGCAGTTTGGCTGGATCTTCG GAGCACCAAACCCCGAAGGCGTCGGCGCTTACGCGTATCAAGACTCGGACGGAAATAG gGTCGAATTAATATACCCGATAGCACACGTTCAGCCGCTGCCACCGTTAAAACCACTCCCACCGCTGCGACCGCTGTGGTTCCATCCTTTGAGAATTACTCCATCACTTCCTCTATTGCGACCACTGAGGCCCCTACAACCGCTGAGACCTCTACACTTACCACTGTTTCATCCGTTGCAATTATTAGCGTTCAATCCTTTGCAAATACTGCCACCGCCACCCTCATTTGAATCTAGAACAATAAGACCAATCTCATCTCTTCCACCCCTACAACCTCTTCGACCTCTACTACCACTGAAGCCCCTATATTCGCTTCCATCACCGATCCAACCACTGCAAGTTTCACCGTTCCATTCTTGGAACTTATTTCCATCAGTACAGTATAGAACAGTAGCGCCACTGAAGCTTCTACAACCCTTGCGATCTCTGAGTTCACTGAGTCTGCTGCAATTACTATCATCACTGTTAGGGTATCGACCGCAGCAAGATCCATTAAGTCCCTTATTTCCCCATCTACCACTGAGACCCCTGCCTCTACAACCGCTCCCATCATTGTTTCCTTATCAACCACTGCAAGTGTCACCGTTCTATCCGTGGAGTTCATTCCGACCGCTGCTGCCGTTACAGCCATCGCTGATTCCACTAAATACAGA GTTCCCCTTCAACGGAGGATTCAGTAATTTCGGGATGCCCAACTTTGGACCTCAGAACTATGGGCAATATGGTCCGAACTCGGCGTACGCGTCGGGGTCGGTCATGCCGGGGTATTCGCACCAAGTAGCTGCCGTTAATCCGGGAAATCCG AACCAGCCGAACGTGGACATCAAGAACCGCTTCGGAGAAGACGGTAAGGGTGGCAACGGCTACATGAGCGTCTCCAGCTCCTCGTACGCCACGTCATCCAACGTGAACGGGCAGGAGCAGGCCCACCGCGGAGCTGAAACCGTCGTCAATAATAACGGCGTTGTCCACCGTTATAAAGTGGAGTCCTAA
- the LOC133518798 gene encoding uncharacterized protein LOC133518798 isoform X2 encodes MNRLILISAVCMQFGWIFGAPNPEGVGAYAYQDSDGNRYGGTYGLRDDQLNHGNFNPVPFGPDFDDFFPEYFRNFENILQEVFKSNKEYQKKALDSAKKAYDVTSNQASFMNFDFSRFPFNGGFSNFGMPNFGPQNYGQYGPNSAYASGSVMPGYSHQVAAVNPGNPNQPNVDIKNRFGEDGKGGNGYMSVSSSSYATSSNVNGQEQAHRGAETVVNNNGVVHRYKVES; translated from the exons ATGAACCGGCTTATTCTGATCAGTGCTGTGTGCATGCAGTTTGGCTGGATCTTCG GAGCACCAAACCCCGAAGGCGTCGGCGCTTACGCGTATCAAGACTCGGACGGAAATAGGTACGGTGGCACATACGGCCTAAGGGACGACCAACTCAACCACGGGAACTTTAACCCGGTGCCCTTCGGCCCAGACTTTGACGATTTCTTTCCAGAATACTTTAGGAACTTCGAGAACATACTACAAGA GGTGTTTAAATCGAATAAAGAGTATCAAAAAAAGGCGTTAGACTCTGCCAAAAAAGCCTACGACGTCACGTCGAATCAGGCTAGTTTCATGAACTTCGACTTCTCCAGGTTCCCCTTCAACGGAGGATTCAGTAATTTCGGGATGCCCAACTTTGGACCTCAGAACTATGGGCAATATGGTCCGAACTCGGCGTACGCGTCGGGGTCGGTCATGCCGGGGTATTCGCACCAAGTAGCTGCCGTTAATCCGGGAAATCCG AACCAGCCGAACGTGGACATCAAGAACCGCTTCGGAGAAGACGGTAAGGGTGGCAACGGCTACATGAGCGTCTCCAGCTCCTCGTACGCCACGTCATCCAACGTGAACGGGCAGGAGCAGGCCCACCGCGGAGCTGAAACCGTCGTCAATAATAACGGCGTTGTCCACCGTTATAAAGTGGAGTCCTAA
- the LOC133518798 gene encoding uncharacterized protein LOC133518798 isoform X4 gives MNRLILISAVCMQFGWIFGAPNPEGVGAYAYQDSDGNRVFKSNKEYQKKALDSAKKAYDVTSNQASFMNFDFSRFPFNGGFSNFGMPNFGPQNYGQYGPNSAYASGSVMPGYSHQVAAVNPGNPNQPNVDIKNRFGEDGKGGNGYMSVSSSSYATSSNVNGQEQAHRGAETVVNNNGVVHRYKVES, from the exons ATGAACCGGCTTATTCTGATCAGTGCTGTGTGCATGCAGTTTGGCTGGATCTTCG GAGCACCAAACCCCGAAGGCGTCGGCGCTTACGCGTATCAAGACTCGGACGGAAATAG GGTGTTTAAATCGAATAAAGAGTATCAAAAAAAGGCGTTAGACTCTGCCAAAAAAGCCTACGACGTCACGTCGAATCAGGCTAGTTTCATGAACTTCGACTTCTCCAGGTTCCCCTTCAACGGAGGATTCAGTAATTTCGGGATGCCCAACTTTGGACCTCAGAACTATGGGCAATATGGTCCGAACTCGGCGTACGCGTCGGGGTCGGTCATGCCGGGGTATTCGCACCAAGTAGCTGCCGTTAATCCGGGAAATCCG AACCAGCCGAACGTGGACATCAAGAACCGCTTCGGAGAAGACGGTAAGGGTGGCAACGGCTACATGAGCGTCTCCAGCTCCTCGTACGCCACGTCATCCAACGTGAACGGGCAGGAGCAGGCCCACCGCGGAGCTGAAACCGTCGTCAATAATAACGGCGTTGTCCACCGTTATAAAGTGGAGTCCTAA